The following are encoded in a window of Desulfovibrio oxyclinae DSM 11498 genomic DNA:
- a CDS encoding HAMP domain-containing methyl-accepting chemotaxis protein: protein MKLSAKLIIGFGMVLVLLMVVSGVSYFALENSTNGFEVYRGLARDTNMAGRLQANMLSARMAVKDFVISAEEEDLQKFEAEFAEVKKFMEKAQAEITQPDRAAMVSSAADRLGAYNSAFDRVVELQRRRREIVNEVLNKNGPLIEERMTQILRSAEQAGDTNAATTTANALRSLLLARLYVVKFLENNVATFSQRVEQEMVDLDQQFERMRGTLTSRDRLGLLDQIIPLQDSYQDAFEELVQVIGERNRLINDRLDVLGPEIASDMEDVKLSVMQEQNELGPRLQAANNRAVYMVIGLSAGALLFGILTAMFIVRSVLGQLGKDPSEIAKITKEIAAGNLGVQFDDGHLEGVYGDMKNMVDKIGGVVAEVRGSSENVASGSQQLSGSSQGVSQGATEQAASVEEVSSSVEQMASNIAQTTDNAQGTEQLAYKAAQDAEESGKAVRESVVAMKEIAEKISIIEEIARQTNLLALNAAIEAARAGEHGKGFAVVAAEVRKLAERSGEAAGEISELSVSSVDVADRAGNMLEELVPNIRKTAELVQEITAASREQSAGAEQINTAISQLDAVIQQNASASEEMASTSEELAGQSKALLDVVGFFRFDGQGGGRPTVRAYSAPTPKAKPLPEANQDYEPYQASGDSDSEDEFERF, encoded by the coding sequence ATGAAGCTTTCCGCTAAGTTGATCATCGGTTTCGGTATGGTTTTGGTGCTTCTTATGGTGGTCTCAGGGGTATCGTATTTCGCTTTGGAAAATTCCACCAACGGATTCGAGGTGTACAGAGGGCTTGCCAGAGACACCAACATGGCTGGAAGGCTTCAGGCCAATATGCTTTCGGCCCGGATGGCAGTGAAGGACTTTGTCATCAGCGCGGAGGAGGAAGACCTTCAGAAATTCGAAGCCGAGTTCGCGGAAGTGAAGAAGTTTATGGAAAAGGCGCAAGCCGAGATCACGCAGCCGGACAGGGCCGCGATGGTTTCGTCGGCAGCCGACCGTCTGGGAGCTTACAATTCCGCTTTCGACAGAGTGGTTGAGTTGCAGCGCAGGCGCCGTGAGATAGTGAACGAAGTTTTGAACAAGAACGGGCCCTTGATTGAAGAGCGCATGACGCAGATTCTGCGCAGCGCCGAGCAGGCCGGCGACACAAACGCAGCCACGACCACCGCAAACGCGCTCCGATCCCTGCTTCTTGCACGGCTCTATGTGGTCAAGTTTCTTGAAAACAATGTTGCGACGTTCTCCCAGAGAGTGGAGCAGGAAATGGTCGATTTGGACCAGCAGTTCGAGCGGATGCGCGGCACCCTCACGAGCCGGGACCGGCTTGGCCTGCTTGATCAGATTATCCCGTTGCAGGATAGCTATCAGGATGCTTTCGAGGAACTTGTGCAGGTCATCGGAGAGCGCAACCGTTTGATAAACGACAGGCTCGACGTTCTGGGACCCGAGATCGCCTCGGATATGGAAGATGTGAAGCTTTCCGTCATGCAGGAGCAGAACGAACTTGGCCCAAGGCTTCAGGCGGCGAACAACCGTGCCGTGTACATGGTCATCGGCCTGAGCGCCGGTGCGTTGCTCTTCGGCATCCTTACGGCCATGTTCATCGTGCGCAGCGTTCTCGGCCAGCTTGGCAAGGATCCGTCCGAAATTGCCAAGATCACCAAGGAAATAGCGGCGGGTAACCTCGGCGTCCAGTTCGATGACGGTCACCTTGAAGGCGTGTACGGCGATATGAAGAACATGGTGGACAAGATCGGCGGCGTGGTTGCCGAGGTCCGCGGCAGCTCGGAAAATGTCGCCAGCGGCAGCCAGCAGCTCTCCGGTTCGTCGCAGGGCGTGTCTCAGGGGGCGACCGAGCAGGCCGCGTCCGTGGAAGAGGTCTCTTCCAGTGTCGAACAGATGGCTTCCAACATCGCCCAGACCACGGACAACGCGCAGGGTACCGAACAGTTGGCGTACAAGGCCGCACAGGACGCCGAAGAGAGCGGCAAGGCCGTGCGCGAATCGGTGGTGGCCATGAAGGAGATCGCCGAGAAGATTTCCATCATCGAGGAGATCGCGCGGCAGACGAACCTTCTTGCTCTCAACGCGGCCATCGAGGCGGCCCGGGCCGGGGAGCACGGCAAGGGGTTCGCAGTGGTCGCGGCCGAAGTCCGCAAGCTGGCGGAACGAAGCGGCGAGGCTGCCGGAGAAATCAGCGAGCTGTCCGTTTCCAGCGTGGACGTGGCAGACAGGGCCGGCAACATGCTCGAAGAGCTGGTCCCGAATATCCGCAAGACCGCGGAGCTGGTGCAGGAAATCACTGCCGCAAGCCGCGAGCAGAGTGCGGGAGCGGAGCAGATCAATACGGCCATCAGCCAGTTGGATGCCGTCATTCAGCAGAACGCATCCGCCTCGGAGGAAATGGCCTCAACCAGTGAGGAACTGGCGGGACAGAGCAAGGCGTTGCTGGATGTGGTGGGCTTCTTCCGATTTGATGGTCAGGGCGGTGGCAGGCCGACGGTCCGGGCGTACTCCGCTCCTACACCCAAGGCAAAGCCGCTGCCTGAAGCCAATCAGGATTACGAGCCGTATCAAGCTTCGGGCGATAGCGACTCGGAGGACGAATTCGAGCGCTTCTAA
- a CDS encoding phosphate/phosphite/phosphonate ABC transporter substrate-binding protein, translating to MKNVFRMLLALLLPILLVGCSGEEDTIYVDFSKRKEVLLPVQKDAITYAYLPQYSHAVSYGRHHLLIEYLGRATGMTFRQVFPDTFDEHVKMVQRGEIDISFSNPMIYVRLARSGARAFARVIEPSGRPSFRGQVICRDDNRFIRTLDDCRGARWIAVDHSSAGGYLFPLGMFVENGITQDDFRRIDFAPGPGGKQEKVVLAVYAGAYDIGSIREGTLDILKDKIDISQIRVVKSTRSYPGWVYAARRNMPKEQVARIAEAMFALDLNSPDGAVILNAAGIRGIIPASDGDYAPMRKLMSDLGLDAPGAGGLPQ from the coding sequence ATGAAGAACGTTTTCAGGATGCTGCTGGCCCTGTTGCTTCCGATCCTGCTGGTCGGCTGCTCGGGCGAAGAAGACACAATCTACGTGGACTTCTCCAAGCGCAAGGAAGTGCTGCTGCCGGTGCAGAAAGATGCCATCACCTACGCCTACCTGCCGCAGTATTCCCACGCCGTCTCCTACGGGCGTCATCATCTGCTCATCGAATATCTAGGCCGTGCCACCGGCATGACCTTCCGACAGGTGTTTCCGGACACCTTCGACGAGCACGTCAAGATGGTGCAGCGCGGCGAAATCGACATCTCGTTCTCCAACCCCATGATCTACGTGCGCCTCGCCCGCAGCGGTGCCCGGGCCTTTGCACGCGTCATCGAGCCGTCCGGCAGACCGAGCTTCAGAGGGCAGGTCATCTGCCGCGACGACAACCGTTTCATCCGGACTCTTGATGACTGCCGCGGCGCCCGCTGGATCGCCGTGGACCATTCTTCGGCGGGCGGTTATCTCTTCCCGCTGGGCATGTTCGTCGAAAACGGCATCACGCAGGACGACTTCCGGCGCATCGACTTCGCTCCCGGTCCCGGCGGCAAGCAGGAGAAAGTCGTGCTGGCCGTGTACGCCGGAGCCTATGACATCGGCTCCATCCGTGAAGGCACCCTCGACATCCTCAAGGACAAGATCGACATTTCACAGATCCGCGTGGTGAAGAGTACCCGATCCTATCCCGGCTGGGTCTATGCCGCGCGTCGAAACATGCCCAAGGAGCAGGTCGCGAGGATCGCCGAGGCCATGTTCGCGCTTGATCTCAACAGCCCCGACGGGGCGGTCATTCTCAACGCGGCAGGCATACGGGGCATCATCCCGGCTTCCGACGGAGACTATGCACCCATGCGCAAGCTCATGTCCGACCTGGGGCTCGACGCGCCCGGGGCTGGAGGACTGCCGCAGTGA
- a CDS encoding sodium-dependent transporter: MQKRETWGSRGGFIMAAVGSAIGLGNIWRFPYMAYENGGGAFLLPYFVAMLFAGIPFIILEYGLGHRFKGSAPRIFASISRRWEWLGWWQVLVAFVIATYYVVVIAWAMDYFLMSFDLGWGSDPKGFFFGEYLGLTDSPMNLGDIQWTIFTATCVAWAVAFIAVFTGIRGGVERLNKIFMPVLFLLVLVFIGRGIMLPGAVDGLNWLFRPDFSALLDAKVWSDAFGQIFYSISVGFAIMLAYSSYLPDDSDINNNGCMTVFINCGFSMLSGVMIFSVLGYMAGQQGVPISEVAGAGVGLAFVTLPTAVNLMPMPMFFGALFFLALVVAGLSSLISITEAVVSSLIDKLGMSRKKAATLVCAVGFMISCLYTTGGGLYLLDIVDHFINNFGVLLGGLLEIVFIAWFCDLEGMHRYINKMSDFAVGGIWVVCLRIIAPLMLGSMVLMNMYTDLSANYGDYSTTAVVMFGWLVLLGILALSWVFPCRECAFSNHVAINNNFRKRS, encoded by the coding sequence ATGCAGAAAAGGGAGACGTGGGGCTCTCGCGGCGGCTTTATCATGGCCGCGGTCGGCTCCGCCATCGGATTGGGGAATATCTGGCGATTCCCCTACATGGCTTATGAAAACGGCGGCGGAGCGTTCCTGCTGCCCTACTTTGTGGCAATGCTTTTCGCGGGCATTCCGTTCATCATTCTGGAATACGGGCTGGGCCACCGCTTCAAGGGCTCCGCACCGAGAATTTTCGCATCCATTTCCCGTCGCTGGGAATGGCTTGGCTGGTGGCAGGTCCTCGTGGCCTTCGTCATCGCCACATATTACGTGGTGGTCATAGCATGGGCCATGGACTATTTCCTCATGTCCTTCGACCTCGGATGGGGGAGTGATCCGAAGGGCTTCTTCTTTGGCGAATATTTGGGCCTCACCGACTCGCCCATGAACCTCGGCGATATCCAGTGGACCATCTTCACCGCCACCTGCGTGGCCTGGGCCGTGGCCTTCATTGCCGTGTTCACGGGCATCCGCGGCGGCGTGGAGCGGCTCAACAAGATATTCATGCCCGTGCTGTTCCTGCTGGTGCTGGTCTTCATCGGCCGCGGCATCATGCTGCCGGGCGCCGTGGACGGCCTCAACTGGCTGTTCAGGCCCGACTTCTCCGCGCTGCTTGACGCCAAGGTCTGGTCCGACGCCTTCGGACAGATCTTCTACAGCATCTCCGTCGGCTTCGCGATCATGCTGGCCTACTCCAGCTATCTCCCCGATGACTCGGACATCAACAACAACGGCTGCATGACCGTGTTCATCAACTGCGGATTCAGCATGCTCTCCGGCGTGATGATCTTCAGTGTGCTCGGGTACATGGCCGGTCAGCAGGGCGTGCCCATCAGCGAAGTCGCCGGCGCGGGTGTCGGTCTGGCCTTCGTGACCCTGCCCACCGCTGTGAACCTGATGCCCATGCCCATGTTCTTCGGCGCGCTGTTCTTCCTTGCGCTGGTGGTGGCCGGGCTTTCCTCGCTCATCTCCATCACCGAGGCCGTGGTCTCCTCGCTCATCGACAAGCTGGGCATGTCCCGCAAAAAGGCCGCGACGCTGGTTTGCGCCGTCGGCTTCATGATCAGCTGCCTGTACACCACGGGCGGCGGCCTCTACCTGCTGGACATCGTTGACCACTTCATCAACAACTTCGGCGTGCTGCTCGGCGGCCTGCTGGAGATCGTGTTCATCGCATGGTTCTGCGACCTCGAAGGCATGCACCGTTACATCAACAAGATGTCCGACTTTGCGGTCGGCGGCATCTGGGTGGTCTGCCTGCGCATCATCGCCCCGCTTATGCTGGGCTCCATGGTGCTGATGAACATGTACACCGACCTGAGCGCCAACTACGGAGACTATTCCACCACCGCCGTGGTCATGTTCGGCTGGCTGGTGCTGCTGGGCATTCTTGCGCTTTCCTGGGTGTTCCCCTGCCGCGAGTGCGCCTTCAGCAATCACGTGGCCATCAACAACAACTTCCGCAAGAGGAGCTAG
- a CDS encoding ATP-binding protein, whose amino-acid sequence MKAFDRLRFSTKIGMGTSMIVLLAAVLLALTFSTLATRVLVEENKKHGLVLAENLSLRALDPIFSADFLQLKDLVDGVREVGENVVYAFILDHRGNVLAHTFTGGMPVGLPEANELPLSQDSSIALIDTGRNFVFDFAVPVDIDRNRFGTVRIGMSRSKIQGVINDLLHPVMAVSFGTLLVAVFLGSLFANKVTSRINQLRRHAEALVTGDLGAQSGPRLTRNCWELRNCKVTQCPAYGDSERRCWYLAGTLADDRPGAPESCRECIVYRENAGDEIQDLAETFDYLAHTLKMHLDELHEAERTMARQQQLLRTVLDSTPDWVTLQDREGAYLAVNRAYADSLGMNPEKVVGRKESDFLTGGEARIAAAKLSRVFATGEGDEEEVRQLDTEGVSWIHVIRVPVYGHDGRVTAVLRTARDVTEIKSYQEQLIQAQKMESLGKLAGGVAHEINTPLGIILGYAQLLKEDAEDASVREELGIVEEQAKVCRKIVADLLGFSRRSVSEKQEMCFNNSVMEAVTLVRHTFKMERVKIVTALDERMPIIYGDPEKLKQVWINLLNNARDAMSDGGIIKVSTELDTSRRTIRARFADSGPGIDQDHLKKVFDPFFSTKGVGKGTGLGLSVSFGIIEDHEGSIHVESPVPPEWRPDEDGDYPSGPGALFIVELPLDNS is encoded by the coding sequence GTGAAGGCTTTCGACCGTCTTCGTTTCAGCACCAAGATCGGCATGGGCACGAGCATGATCGTGCTGCTGGCCGCGGTGCTGCTGGCGCTGACCTTCAGCACGCTGGCCACGCGCGTTCTGGTGGAAGAGAACAAGAAGCACGGGCTTGTGCTGGCGGAGAACCTTTCCCTGCGTGCCCTCGACCCGATTTTTTCCGCGGATTTTCTTCAGTTGAAAGACCTCGTGGACGGCGTGCGCGAGGTGGGTGAGAACGTGGTCTACGCCTTCATACTCGATCATCGCGGCAACGTGCTGGCACACACCTTCACCGGCGGAATGCCCGTGGGACTGCCGGAAGCCAACGAGCTGCCTCTGTCGCAGGACAGCTCCATCGCGCTCATTGATACGGGCAGAAATTTTGTCTTCGACTTCGCCGTGCCGGTGGACATCGACCGAAACCGTTTCGGCACCGTGCGCATCGGCATGTCGCGCTCCAAGATTCAGGGGGTCATCAACGACCTGCTGCATCCGGTCATGGCCGTCTCCTTCGGGACGCTCCTTGTGGCGGTCTTTCTCGGTTCGCTCTTCGCAAACAAGGTTACCAGCCGCATCAACCAACTTCGGCGCCATGCCGAGGCTCTGGTGACGGGCGACCTCGGAGCCCAGTCCGGCCCCCGGCTCACCCGCAACTGCTGGGAGCTGCGCAATTGCAAGGTCACGCAGTGTCCGGCCTATGGTGATTCCGAGCGACGCTGCTGGTATCTGGCCGGAACACTGGCCGACGATCGGCCCGGTGCGCCCGAGTCCTGCCGGGAGTGCATCGTCTACCGCGAAAACGCGGGCGACGAGATTCAGGATCTTGCCGAAACCTTTGATTATCTGGCGCATACCCTCAAGATGCACCTCGATGAACTGCATGAGGCAGAGCGGACCATGGCACGGCAGCAGCAGCTTTTGCGCACCGTGCTGGACTCCACGCCCGACTGGGTCACGCTTCAGGACCGCGAGGGGGCGTATCTCGCCGTGAACCGTGCCTATGCCGATTCGCTGGGCATGAACCCGGAAAAGGTGGTGGGACGCAAGGAGTCCGACTTTCTGACAGGCGGCGAGGCCCGCATCGCCGCCGCCAAGCTGTCGCGCGTATTTGCCACGGGCGAGGGCGACGAAGAGGAAGTCCGGCAGCTCGATACCGAAGGCGTCAGCTGGATTCACGTCATCCGTGTTCCGGTTTACGGCCACGACGGCCGTGTTACGGCGGTGCTGCGCACGGCCCGCGACGTCACCGAGATCAAAAGCTATCAGGAGCAGCTCATTCAGGCCCAGAAGATGGAATCGTTGGGCAAGCTCGCAGGCGGTGTGGCCCACGAGATCAATACGCCGCTGGGCATCATTCTGGGCTATGCGCAGCTGCTCAAGGAAGACGCCGAAGACGCGAGCGTGCGCGAGGAACTGGGCATCGTGGAGGAACAGGCCAAGGTCTGCCGAAAGATCGTGGCGGACCTGTTGGGTTTCTCGCGACGGTCTGTCAGTGAGAAGCAGGAGATGTGCTTCAACAACTCGGTCATGGAGGCGGTGACGCTGGTGCGTCATACCTTCAAGATGGAGCGCGTCAAAATCGTCACGGCACTCGACGAACGCATGCCCATCATTTACGGTGACCCGGAGAAGCTCAAGCAGGTTTGGATCAACCTGCTCAACAACGCACGCGACGCCATGTCCGACGGCGGCATCATCAAGGTGTCCACCGAACTGGATACTTCGCGACGCACCATCCGCGCCCGGTTCGCGGACAGCGGTCCCGGCATTGATCAGGACCATCTCAAGAAGGTTTTCGACCCGTTTTTCAGCACCAAGGGAGTGGGCAAGGGCACCGGACTCGGTCTGTCCGTCTCCTTCGGCATCATCGAGGATCACGAGGGCAGCATCCATGTGGAAAGCCCCGTGCCCCCGGAATGGCGACCCGACGAGGACGGGGATTACCCCTCGGGGCCCGGAGCCCTGTTCATAGTGGAACTGCCGCTGGACAATTCCTGA
- a CDS encoding MetS family NSS transporter small subunit, whose protein sequence is METGALIMMIFGLGLTWGGAFLCLRLAVKGRKK, encoded by the coding sequence ATGGAAACCGGTGCACTCATCATGATGATCTTCGGACTGGGCCTGACCTGGGGCGGCGCGTTCCTGTGCCTGCGCCTGGCCGTCAAGGGCCGCAAGAAGTAG
- a CDS encoding PEP/pyruvate-binding domain-containing protein, with amino-acid sequence MLITELLRRWTYSVFAPGALLRKRYGAFRTLLEHDVRALERLADLEEVQAGVEVVDYSRVMQLEQELEDEVGAMVESLKELSPTAAMGLEEYFRKAAFYVRMGLDVGQPALEPPYVLPLAEVRSPETGGGKAAALARVMRETDLSVPDGFVVTASAFHYFLEVNNLRETLDEMLSTLRLDDHAGIEETCRAMRHMVLEAPVPDEVANPLMEAAAELGDVSFAVRSSAVAEDGRFSFAGQYDSVLGVSRDELVDAYRKVLAGKYSAKAVTYRILKGLADDETHMAVLFQPMVPAAVSGIMYTADADATQCVDGVTAVYAVEGLGEGLVSGRREPQVYCLTREDEPVILQKPAHHEKPGAGMLLELARSGHRLEEVLGGAQDVEWVADTKGGLHILQSRPMQRETMTGMHREEPEGAEVLLSGGTRISSGIGYGRVVHAVGVPDNVPEGAVLVARSLTPDLVGVMDRLTAVVAVAGSRAGHFASVAREFGLPVMASPYASELAEGRMITVDADTGTVYAGKLPGFSEKRTPEKSVLAKRLEDIMPNLSVLYLTDPEDDRFAPEGCRSVHDVIRFAHETAVREMFSLVGRGGKGLGRVKRLKTRLPIAMYLLDLGGGLFAHARERNIVAPEDVTSSPMWALWWGLSRSGVEWNENMPVIDWEEFDRLSAGIMTKDSRALASYAVVASDYAHFMFRFGYHFAVVDAVCGSEATGNHINLRFKGGGGHWEQRLRRLEYIRAVLEARDFEVSIRGDMLDARCARMGENDTRRRLVLVGRLLAQSRLLDIRLDGDVDTDEMARKFLEEAEAPASEY; translated from the coding sequence ATGCTCATTACCGAACTGCTGCGCCGCTGGACCTACAGCGTATTCGCCCCCGGAGCACTGCTGAGGAAACGATACGGAGCCTTCCGGACGTTGCTCGAACATGATGTCCGGGCATTGGAGCGACTTGCGGACCTTGAGGAAGTTCAGGCCGGGGTCGAGGTGGTGGATTACAGCCGGGTCATGCAACTCGAACAGGAGCTTGAGGACGAGGTGGGGGCCATGGTGGAGAGCCTCAAGGAGCTCTCGCCCACCGCCGCCATGGGGCTGGAGGAATATTTCCGCAAGGCCGCGTTCTACGTTCGCATGGGGCTCGACGTCGGTCAGCCCGCCCTTGAGCCGCCCTATGTGCTCCCGCTTGCAGAAGTGAGAAGCCCGGAAACCGGAGGAGGCAAGGCCGCCGCTCTGGCCCGCGTCATGCGCGAGACCGATCTGTCCGTCCCGGACGGCTTCGTGGTCACCGCGAGTGCGTTTCATTATTTTCTTGAAGTCAACAACCTGCGCGAAACGCTGGACGAAATGCTCAGCACCCTGCGTCTGGACGATCATGCGGGCATTGAAGAAACCTGCCGCGCCATGCGTCACATGGTGCTGGAGGCACCGGTGCCCGACGAGGTGGCAAATCCGCTCATGGAGGCCGCTGCCGAGTTGGGGGACGTGTCCTTTGCGGTCCGCTCCAGCGCGGTGGCGGAGGATGGTCGCTTCTCCTTTGCCGGGCAGTACGATTCCGTGCTTGGCGTATCCCGTGATGAACTGGTGGATGCCTATCGCAAGGTCCTTGCGGGAAAGTACTCCGCCAAGGCCGTGACCTACCGCATTCTCAAAGGCCTTGCCGACGACGAGACCCACATGGCCGTGCTTTTTCAGCCCATGGTCCCGGCTGCCGTTTCGGGCATCATGTACACCGCCGACGCCGATGCGACACAGTGCGTGGACGGGGTCACGGCAGTGTACGCCGTGGAAGGGCTGGGAGAGGGACTCGTCAGCGGCAGGCGCGAGCCGCAGGTTTATTGCCTGACCCGCGAGGACGAGCCGGTTATCCTGCAAAAGCCCGCGCATCACGAAAAGCCCGGTGCGGGAATGCTGCTTGAACTGGCCCGCAGCGGGCACCGTCTGGAAGAAGTGCTCGGCGGCGCTCAGGACGTGGAGTGGGTTGCCGACACGAAAGGCGGACTCCATATTTTACAGTCGAGGCCCATGCAGCGCGAAACCATGACCGGGATGCACCGTGAAGAGCCTGAGGGGGCCGAGGTGTTGCTTTCCGGCGGCACGCGCATTTCGTCGGGCATCGGCTACGGGCGCGTGGTGCATGCGGTGGGCGTTCCGGATAACGTTCCCGAAGGGGCGGTTCTTGTGGCCCGCTCGCTCACACCCGACCTCGTGGGCGTTATGGATCGCCTTACGGCCGTGGTCGCGGTGGCCGGAAGCAGGGCCGGGCATTTCGCTTCCGTCGCCCGCGAGTTCGGCCTGCCGGTGATGGCCTCTCCCTATGCTTCGGAACTGGCCGAGGGACGGATGATCACCGTGGATGCCGATACGGGCACGGTCTATGCGGGCAAGCTTCCCGGCTTCTCGGAAAAACGCACGCCGGAAAAGAGCGTGCTTGCCAAACGGCTCGAAGACATCATGCCGAATCTTTCGGTGCTGTATCTCACAGACCCCGAGGACGATCGCTTCGCGCCCGAGGGGTGCCGCTCCGTGCATGACGTGATCCGGTTTGCGCATGAGACCGCCGTGCGCGAGATGTTTTCGCTGGTGGGGCGCGGCGGCAAGGGACTTGGTCGGGTCAAGCGTCTCAAGACGCGCCTGCCCATCGCCATGTATCTGCTCGACCTGGGGGGCGGACTGTTTGCCCATGCGCGCGAACGCAACATCGTTGCTCCCGAGGACGTGACCAGTTCTCCCATGTGGGCCCTCTGGTGGGGGCTCTCCCGCAGCGGCGTGGAGTGGAACGAGAACATGCCGGTCATCGACTGGGAGGAATTCGACCGCCTGAGCGCCGGGATCATGACCAAGGACTCCCGGGCGCTGGCGAGCTACGCGGTGGTGGCCTCGGACTATGCGCATTTCATGTTCCGGTTTGGATACCATTTTGCCGTGGTGGACGCGGTCTGCGGCTCGGAAGCCACCGGGAACCATATCAATCTTCGCTTCAAGGGTGGCGGCGGACACTGGGAGCAGCGTCTGCGTCGGCTGGAGTACATCCGTGCGGTGCTCGAAGCCCGCGATTTCGAGGTGAGCATCCGGGGCGACATGTTGGATGCACGCTGTGCAAGGATGGGCGAGAACGACACGAGACGCCGACTGGTGCTTGTGGGACGACTGCTTGCCCAGAGTCGGCTTCTGGACATTCGGCTGGACGGCGATGTGGACACCGACGAAATGGCCCGGAAGTTTCTTGAAGAGGCGGAAGCGCCCGCTTCGGAGTACTGA
- a CDS encoding substrate-binding periplasmic protein, with protein sequence MATTIFAESPIRRTVRIVTLYGYAPYCFTVPPETNVISEHIPAGSHSATLRGYSWDIVRTAFHNAGYEIELTVMPWKRSLVAISNGEFDLLFPASPSSERKKRFAFGRIPINDVRCRLYVRTESLIDWNGLQGLPPITVAVQRGFNYGDRWENLPPGHVRKKPVDSIRQGFDMLLAGRVDAFAGYEANWDFAVQQLGIRRQVRKLPVFENTSEYAIALKNAPNSEHFLSVLNEQMFKMFDSGWIDHLREEWSLPARSSIPAP encoded by the coding sequence TTGGCAACCACGATCTTTGCCGAATCACCGATTCGCAGGACCGTGAGAATCGTCACGCTCTACGGCTATGCCCCTTATTGTTTTACGGTTCCCCCGGAGACCAATGTCATTTCGGAGCACATTCCTGCGGGTTCGCACTCTGCCACCCTGCGCGGATACAGCTGGGATATTGTCCGCACCGCGTTTCATAACGCCGGTTACGAGATTGAGCTGACCGTCATGCCGTGGAAACGCTCGCTGGTCGCCATAAGCAACGGCGAATTTGATCTGCTTTTCCCCGCCTCACCAAGCAGCGAACGCAAGAAACGCTTCGCCTTTGGACGCATTCCCATAAACGATGTCCGATGCAGGCTTTACGTACGCACCGAAAGTCTCATTGACTGGAATGGTCTTCAGGGCCTCCCCCCCATCACCGTAGCCGTCCAACGCGGCTTCAACTATGGTGACCGCTGGGAAAACCTGCCCCCGGGGCATGTTCGCAAAAAGCCCGTGGACAGCATCCGGCAGGGTTTCGACATGCTTCTCGCCGGGCGCGTAGACGCCTTTGCTGGCTACGAAGCCAATTGGGACTTCGCCGTACAGCAGCTGGGAATCCGCAGACAGGTACGCAAGCTGCCGGTTTTCGAGAATACCTCGGAATATGCCATTGCCCTCAAAAACGCTCCCAATTCAGAACACTTCCTCAGCGTGCTCAACGAGCAGATGTTCAAGATGTTCGACAGTGGTTGGATCGACCACCTGCGCGAAGAATGGAGCCTGCCCGCACGCTCCTCCATCCCCGCCCCCTAA
- a CDS encoding response regulator yields MANIIVLDDVYDSGLLIKRILTRKGHVVTPFTEEEEALTYAEKHKPDLAILDIKLKKMTGVEVLEEIRKVSPDTRIIMLTGYPTLETARESVRLGASEYCVKPIDKDELESKVQGVLEGQD; encoded by the coding sequence ATGGCTAACATCATCGTACTGGACGACGTTTACGACTCCGGCCTGCTCATCAAGCGCATCCTGACCCGCAAGGGCCATGTGGTGACGCCCTTCACCGAAGAGGAAGAGGCGCTCACCTATGCGGAAAAGCACAAACCCGATCTGGCGATTCTCGACATCAAACTCAAGAAGATGACCGGAGTGGAAGTGCTGGAGGAAATCCGCAAGGTCAGCCCCGATACACGCATCATCATGCTCACCGGATATCCCACGCTGGAGACCGCAAGGGAGTCCGTACGACTTGGCGCGTCGGAATACTGCGTCAAGCCCATCGACAAGGACGAACTCGAAAGCAAGGTTCAGGGCGTTCTGGAGGGCCAGGACTGA